The following are encoded in a window of Paenibacillus polymyxa genomic DNA:
- the argJ gene encoding bifunctional glutamate N-acetyltransferase/amino-acid acetyltransferase ArgJ — MGKVEFTVVNGGNIVTPRGFTAGGLHCGLKNSNRNDMGAIRCEVEATAAAVYTTNVFQAAPLKVTRESLADGRLQAVVVNSGNANACTGQQGEQDAYAMRSAAAHELGVAESNVAVASTGVIGEHLKMDCVLGGISSLPDRMNGANDGAEQFTQAILTTDLVKKEACVAVEVDGVTVHIAGAAKGSGMIHPNMATMLAFMTCDAAIGQTALHQLLKQATDTSFNMITVDGDTSTNDMLIAMASGLAGNRELNVGHPDWDAFAEAFTYICRELAKAIARDGEGATKLVEVSVSGAVSDASAQAIAKTVVGSSLVKSAVFGADANWGRIIAAVGRAGEPVNPDTVDIRLGDIVVLSQSSPVAFDEEEALAYLRGDTVQIIVDLHHGNGTATAWGCDLTYDYVRINAAYRT, encoded by the coding sequence ATGGGCAAAGTAGAGTTTACAGTAGTAAACGGAGGCAACATCGTAACTCCGCGTGGCTTTACAGCCGGGGGATTACACTGCGGACTGAAAAATTCGAACCGCAACGATATGGGGGCAATTCGTTGCGAGGTAGAAGCGACAGCTGCTGCGGTGTACACCACCAATGTGTTTCAGGCTGCACCGCTGAAGGTGACCCGCGAGAGCTTGGCAGATGGCCGATTGCAGGCAGTAGTGGTGAACAGCGGGAACGCCAACGCCTGCACGGGACAACAAGGAGAGCAGGATGCCTACGCTATGCGTTCGGCTGCGGCTCATGAACTGGGTGTTGCTGAGAGCAATGTAGCCGTCGCCTCGACGGGCGTGATCGGCGAGCATTTGAAAATGGATTGTGTACTTGGCGGTATATCCTCCTTACCTGACCGTATGAACGGGGCAAACGATGGAGCAGAGCAATTTACGCAAGCCATTCTGACAACGGATTTAGTTAAAAAGGAAGCGTGTGTGGCGGTTGAAGTGGACGGTGTGACCGTACACATCGCTGGGGCGGCCAAGGGCTCGGGCATGATACATCCGAATATGGCAACAATGCTCGCTTTTATGACCTGTGATGCAGCGATCGGACAGACGGCGCTTCATCAACTATTAAAGCAGGCAACGGATACCAGCTTTAATATGATTACGGTGGATGGGGATACGAGCACGAACGATATGCTAATCGCCATGGCGAGCGGACTGGCTGGCAATCGTGAGCTGAACGTTGGGCATCCCGATTGGGACGCTTTTGCCGAGGCGTTCACCTATATCTGCCGAGAGCTGGCGAAGGCAATTGCTCGCGATGGAGAGGGTGCTACGAAGCTAGTAGAGGTGTCTGTAAGCGGAGCGGTAAGCGATGCGTCCGCTCAAGCGATAGCCAAGACGGTGGTTGGGTCCAGTCTGGTCAAGTCAGCCGTCTTCGGAGCAGATGCGAATTGGGGACGGATTATTGCGGCCGTAGGGCGTGCTGGAGAGCCAGTTAATCCAGATACGGTAGATATTCGCTTGGGTGATATTGTTGTGCTAAGCCAATCGAGTCCGGTCGCTTTTGACGAAGAAGAGGCGCTAGCCTATTTGAGGGGAGATACGGTGCAAATTATTGTTGATTTGCATCACGGGAACGGAACGGCTACAGCATGGGGCTGTGACTTAACCTATGATTATGTGCGGATAAACGCTGCTTATCGGACATAG
- the argC gene encoding N-acetyl-gamma-glutamyl-phosphate reductase translates to MSSKLKVAIVGSTGYGGVELIRFLVHHPQVEIVSVISSSSAGVPISDGFPHLTDIVVQDLDGVEVHEIAAKADLVFTATPSGVSTKLVPQLLDAGLKVIDLSGDFRLRSGETYEAWYKKPAASPEYLKQAVYGLSEVYAEKLAGVSFISNPGCYPTATLLGIIPALKADWIDHRSLIVDAKSGVSGSGRGTSLVSHYAEMNENFKAYKVNKHQHIPEIEQVLGDIAGEDVTITFTTQLVPMTRGIMSTIYVTLKGDHTDQDLIGLYRDYYKGHPFVRVRGEGIWPATKEVLGSNYCDIGFAADARTGRLTIISVIDNVVKGAAGQAIQNLNLMMGWEENLGLGFIPVYP, encoded by the coding sequence GTGAGCAGCAAGTTAAAAGTGGCAATTGTCGGTTCCACCGGGTATGGCGGGGTGGAGCTGATTCGTTTTTTGGTTCATCATCCGCAAGTAGAGATTGTATCTGTTATTTCTTCATCCAGCGCGGGTGTCCCAATCAGTGACGGGTTTCCACATCTGACGGACATTGTGGTGCAGGATTTGGACGGTGTCGAAGTCCACGAAATTGCTGCCAAGGCCGATCTGGTTTTCACTGCTACGCCATCGGGCGTTAGTACCAAGTTAGTGCCGCAGCTTCTTGATGCCGGACTGAAGGTCATTGACCTTTCCGGGGACTTCAGGCTTCGAAGCGGAGAAACGTATGAAGCATGGTATAAAAAGCCTGCGGCTTCACCCGAGTATCTCAAGCAAGCAGTATACGGACTCAGTGAGGTGTATGCAGAAAAGCTGGCGGGCGTTTCTTTTATTTCTAATCCAGGCTGTTATCCGACCGCAACATTGCTGGGCATTATTCCTGCACTGAAAGCGGATTGGATTGACCATCGGTCGCTGATTGTAGATGCCAAATCCGGGGTATCCGGCTCAGGTAGGGGAACAAGCCTCGTTTCGCATTATGCGGAAATGAACGAGAATTTTAAAGCTTATAAGGTGAATAAGCACCAGCACATCCCTGAGATCGAACAGGTACTGGGTGATATTGCGGGCGAGGACGTTACGATTACGTTTACGACACAACTTGTTCCCATGACCCGAGGAATTATGAGTACAATTTATGTCACGCTGAAGGGTGACCATACAGATCAGGATCTTATCGGGTTATACCGGGATTATTATAAAGGGCATCCTTTTGTCCGTGTACGTGGTGAAGGTATATGGCCAGCAACGAAGGAAGTATTGGGTTCGAATTACTGCGACATCGGTTTTGCAGCAGATGCTCGAACCGGGCGCCTTACGATTATTTCCGTCATTGATAATGTTGTGAAGGGTGCCGCTGGACAGGCGATTCAGAATTTAAATTTGATGATGGGATGGGAGGAGAACCTCGGGCTGGGCTTCATACCGGTATATCCGTAA
- a CDS encoding SMP-30/gluconolactonase/LRE family protein has product MLHIETYTANIVIDAKAKLGEGPSWDQRFQRLFWVDIEGFQLHIYDPSTCTDCTIDVGEHISAVVPYLKNKVIVALISGLYCLDIETGAKVLIHDPEEGRLGNRFNDGKCDPAGRFLAGTMSLNDEHAQGALYSLSTKGHVSLLVDKASISNGLAWSADHRTMYYIDTPTLEVVSFDYDVAQGTIRNKQLVARLDESEGYPDGMTIDAEGMLWIARWGGKRVSRIHPAHGEVIAEVSLPVNCVTSCAFGGEHLDELYITTAQDDDSADQPLAGGLFMVKTGVKGTPTSYFNQGQTANWLERLVKESS; this is encoded by the coding sequence GTGCTACACATCGAAACATATACAGCGAATATCGTTATAGATGCAAAAGCAAAGTTAGGCGAGGGGCCTAGCTGGGATCAGCGGTTTCAACGTTTATTTTGGGTCGATATTGAAGGTTTTCAATTGCATATCTATGATCCCTCTACGTGTACAGATTGTACAATAGATGTTGGTGAACATATTAGTGCAGTTGTACCTTATCTCAAAAATAAAGTAATCGTAGCGCTGATTAGTGGTCTATATTGTTTGGATATTGAGACAGGGGCCAAAGTATTGATTCATGATCCTGAGGAAGGTAGACTAGGTAATCGTTTTAATGATGGAAAATGCGATCCTGCAGGGCGTTTTTTAGCAGGAACAATGAGCCTAAATGACGAACACGCGCAAGGGGCATTGTATAGTTTGAGCACAAAAGGCCATGTCTCCTTACTGGTTGATAAAGCCTCCATATCTAATGGATTAGCCTGGAGCGCAGATCATCGTACAATGTATTACATTGATACTCCAACATTGGAGGTCGTCTCCTTCGATTACGATGTGGCACAAGGTACGATTAGGAATAAGCAACTGGTGGCTAGATTGGATGAAAGTGAAGGGTATCCAGATGGCATGACAATCGATGCGGAGGGCATGTTGTGGATCGCGAGATGGGGCGGTAAACGTGTCTCCCGTATCCATCCTGCTCATGGAGAAGTGATTGCTGAGGTGTCACTCCCCGTCAATTGTGTGACTTCGTGCGCTTTTGGCGGTGAACATCTGGATGAGTTATATATTACGACTGCTCAAGATGATGATAGTGCCGATCAACCCTTAGCAGGCGGTCTATTCATGGTAAAAACAGGAGTAAAAGGGACGCCAACCTCGTATTTCAATCAAGGACAAACGGCAAATTGGCTTGAACGATTAGTAAAAGAATCTAGCTAG